One segment of Fructilactobacillus hinvesii DNA contains the following:
- a CDS encoding ABC transporter ATP-binding protein yields MQEEAPKKFQLRSFIKLVRDTHPKYWQLWLGLGLGLIATLGQLVVPKFAQTLVNNFKNGVDVRLLVGIIVLFIGSAVINAVSGGLLGSFGERVVADLRRRVWNKLIHLKVPYFDNVKVGQLTSRLVNDSDQIKDLLASSFPNAVTSIFQLVGAFLFMIIMDWKMTVIMLIAVPLVFTLMRPLMNRTMKVGRARQKTLADFSGQVDDTLSEIRLVKASNAEGYEKESGAKLIHRLYRIGLKEAIYEAITYPLMGTTMMALIVGILAYGAHRVATGTMTMGTMFAFLMYLFQVISPVSILGQFSVRLAKASGATEHLQAILREPEEVFDQKQLPQIKNQPLALQHVDFAYGDGQPVLEDVNVVAQPNTTIAFVGPSGSGKTTILNLIERYYQPTSGKITIGKQDINQLDLKAWRKAIGFVSQDSAIVAGTIRHNLTYGLDEEYSDEELWHVLKLAYADGFVKEMDHQLDTEVGERGIKVSGGQRQRLAIARAFLRDPELLMLDEATASLDSESEAMIQKALQQLMHGRTTLIIAHRLSTIVDADEIYFIDAGHVSGHGTHEQLLETLPKYREYVKIQFKE; encoded by the coding sequence ATGCAGGAAGAAGCACCAAAAAAGTTTCAACTCCGGAGTTTCATTAAATTAGTACGCGATACGCATCCCAAGTACTGGCAACTTTGGTTAGGGCTGGGATTGGGTCTGATTGCGACGCTTGGTCAGTTAGTGGTGCCGAAGTTTGCCCAGACGCTAGTTAATAACTTTAAAAACGGCGTGGACGTCCGACTCCTGGTCGGAATCATCGTGCTCTTTATCGGGAGTGCGGTGATCAATGCCGTTTCGGGCGGCTTACTGGGTTCATTTGGAGAACGAGTGGTAGCTGATCTGCGCCGGCGAGTGTGGAATAAGCTAATTCACCTCAAGGTTCCGTACTTTGATAACGTGAAGGTGGGCCAGCTCACTTCCCGGTTGGTAAACGATTCAGACCAAATCAAAGACTTACTGGCGAGTTCATTTCCCAACGCTGTAACTTCGATTTTTCAACTGGTGGGAGCCTTTTTGTTCATGATTATCATGGACTGGAAGATGACGGTGATCATGCTGATCGCGGTCCCACTAGTCTTTACCTTAATGCGGCCCTTAATGAACCGAACAATGAAGGTTGGGCGAGCTCGCCAAAAGACCTTGGCAGATTTCAGCGGTCAGGTGGATGATACTCTGAGTGAAATTCGCTTAGTGAAGGCTTCGAACGCCGAGGGATACGAAAAAGAGAGCGGAGCAAAATTAATTCACCGGTTGTATCGAATTGGATTGAAGGAAGCCATCTACGAAGCAATTACCTATCCACTGATGGGGACCACCATGATGGCGCTGATTGTCGGGATTTTAGCCTATGGAGCGCACCGGGTGGCGACTGGTACGATGACGATGGGAACCATGTTTGCCTTCCTGATGTATTTATTCCAGGTGATCTCACCCGTTTCGATTCTAGGGCAGTTCTCGGTTCGGTTGGCGAAGGCGAGTGGAGCAACCGAACACCTGCAGGCTATCTTACGCGAACCAGAGGAAGTCTTTGATCAGAAACAACTTCCGCAAATTAAGAATCAACCACTGGCTTTGCAGCACGTGGACTTTGCCTACGGTGATGGGCAACCCGTCTTAGAGGACGTGAACGTGGTAGCCCAACCGAATACGACCATCGCCTTTGTCGGGCCATCCGGAAGTGGAAAAACCACGATTTTGAACCTGATTGAACGCTACTACCAACCGACTAGTGGCAAGATTACGATTGGCAAGCAGGACATTAACCAGTTAGATCTGAAGGCATGGCGGAAGGCAATTGGCTTTGTGAGTCAAGATTCGGCAATTGTGGCTGGCACGATTCGCCACAACTTAACCTACGGCTTGGACGAGGAATATTCGGATGAGGAACTGTGGCACGTCTTGAAGTTGGCCTACGCCGATGGTTTTGTCAAAGAAATGGATCACCAACTCGATACCGAAGTGGGAGAACGTGGCATCAAGGTCAGTGGGGGACAACGGCAACGATTGGCGATTGCGCGGGCCTTTCTTCGTGATCCCGAACTATTGATGTTAGATGAAGCAACGGCTAGTCTGGATTCAGAGTCAGAAGCCATGATTCAAAAGGCGTTGCAACAACTAATGCATGGACGGACCACGTTGATCATTGCGCACCGGTTGAGTACGATTGTCGACGCGGATGAAATTTACTTCATCGACGCGGGACACGTTAGCGGCCATGGAACGCACGAGCAATTGTTGGAGACGTTGCCAAAGTACCGCGAGTACGTGAAGATTCAGTTTAAGGAATAA
- the glyA gene encoding serine hydroxymethyltransferase, with product MKALQTEDPEIWQAVQAEADRQENVIELIASENIASQAVREVQSSVLTNKYAVGYPESRVYTGNEAIDRVDNLARQRAQDLFGAEYANVFPHSGTQANQAVYAALLEPDDRILAMSEHAGGHFTHGQSHNFSGQLYDAQFYGVDPETELLDYDQIERQAQAWQPKLLIAGASAYSQLIDWERMRAIADEVGAYLMVDMAHIAGLVAGGVLPSPVPIADVVTSTTHKTLRGPRGGMILAKRQYADRLNEAVFPRSQSGTLEQIVAAKAVAYREAQQPEFRQYAQQVVENAQLMAEILNETPNVRVVTRGTVNHELTLDVQATGMTGAEAANLLYSVGIATNKELLPLETGNTMAGIRIGTPTITSRNFTEDAVQTVAELIGTVLNHPHDEAQLTAARETVQRLTRQFPTTR from the coding sequence ATGAAGGCATTACAGACAGAAGATCCAGAGATTTGGCAAGCGGTGCAGGCAGAAGCCGACCGGCAAGAAAACGTGATTGAACTGATTGCGTCAGAAAACATTGCATCCCAAGCGGTGCGCGAGGTCCAAAGTTCGGTCTTGACCAATAAATATGCGGTCGGTTATCCCGAAAGTCGGGTCTATACCGGAAACGAAGCGATTGATCGAGTGGATAACCTGGCCCGGCAACGAGCTCAGGACTTGTTTGGAGCGGAATATGCCAACGTTTTTCCCCATTCGGGAACCCAGGCCAATCAGGCCGTTTACGCGGCATTGTTAGAACCAGACGATCGGATTTTAGCAATGAGTGAACACGCCGGCGGACACTTTACCCACGGACAGTCCCACAACTTCTCGGGTCAACTGTACGACGCGCAGTTTTACGGGGTGGATCCGGAAACGGAACTGCTGGACTATGATCAGATTGAACGCCAAGCCCAGGCGTGGCAACCCAAGCTACTGATTGCCGGTGCTTCGGCGTATAGTCAACTAATTGATTGGGAGCGGATGCGAGCAATTGCTGATGAAGTTGGGGCCTATCTGATGGTGGATATGGCCCACATTGCTGGTTTAGTTGCCGGGGGCGTCTTACCGAGTCCGGTGCCCATAGCCGACGTGGTGACCTCTACGACCCACAAAACCCTGCGTGGTCCCCGCGGGGGAATGATTTTAGCCAAACGGCAGTACGCTGACCGCTTAAACGAAGCCGTTTTTCCACGGTCACAGAGTGGGACCCTCGAACAGATTGTGGCGGCCAAAGCGGTGGCCTACCGCGAGGCTCAACAACCAGAGTTTCGCCAGTACGCGCAACAAGTGGTGGAGAACGCGCAGTTAATGGCTGAGATTTTGAACGAAACGCCCAACGTCCGGGTGGTCACCCGGGGCACGGTGAACCACGAACTAACTCTGGATGTTCAAGCGACCGGGATGACCGGAGCAGAGGCCGCTAACCTGTTGTATTCGGTGGGAATTGCAACGAACAAGGAATTGCTGCCGTTAGAAACGGGTAACACAATGGCAGGAATCCGGATTGGAACCCCCACGATTACCAGTCGTAACTTTACGGAGGATGCAGTCCAAACCGTGGCCGAGTTAATTGGAACGGTGTTAAATCATCCCCATGACGAAGCCCAACTAACCGCGGCTCGGGAAACGGTCCAACGCCTAACGCGTCAATTTCCGACCACTCGATAA
- a CDS encoding NADP-dependent oxidoreductase: MNIPTQMKAFRFNHYREPAENQRIPVPTIGANEVLVYIHNSGLNPVDYKIQSGKMKIIFPFQLPLTMGNEFAGEVVQVGANVHDFRVGDRVYGRPDNQHTGTLADYIAIDQSEIALIPAELDYQSASGVPLTGLTSYQALVELGNIQPGQKVFIQAGAGGIGTMAIQIAKALGAYVTTTASPSKTALVRSLGADQVINYHEDYFADVLFHYDMVFDTLGGQYLKDSFRILRPGGRLVTINGLPTYQFGQDHHLGLAKSLLFSVASAPLRRFAKKHRVNYHFLIMHPSGSQLQILSQMIETEKLLPIIDRIYDFGEAQAAYDYLEGGHAQGKVIVNVNHTIEA, translated from the coding sequence ATGAACATTCCAACGCAAATGAAAGCCTTTCGCTTTAATCATTACCGGGAACCAGCGGAAAACCAACGCATTCCCGTTCCCACGATTGGAGCCAATGAAGTGCTCGTTTACATTCATAATTCCGGACTGAATCCGGTGGACTATAAGATTCAATCTGGGAAAATGAAGATTATTTTTCCGTTTCAGTTACCGCTGACGATGGGCAATGAATTTGCTGGAGAAGTGGTCCAAGTAGGAGCTAACGTCCACGATTTTCGCGTGGGGGACCGGGTCTACGGTCGACCGGATAATCAACACACCGGAACGTTAGCCGATTACATTGCCATTGATCAAAGTGAGATTGCTCTGATTCCAGCAGAACTGGACTATCAATCTGCCAGTGGGGTACCGTTGACCGGTCTAACCAGTTATCAAGCACTGGTGGAACTCGGCAATATTCAACCCGGCCAGAAGGTCTTTATTCAGGCCGGTGCCGGGGGGATTGGAACGATGGCGATTCAGATTGCTAAAGCGCTGGGGGCCTACGTTACAACTACCGCTAGTCCCAGCAAAACGGCATTAGTGCGTTCCCTGGGGGCTGATCAAGTGATTAACTACCACGAGGATTACTTTGCCGACGTGCTCTTTCACTACGACATGGTCTTTGATACGTTAGGCGGTCAGTACCTCAAGGATAGCTTCCGAATTCTGCGGCCTGGTGGGCGCCTAGTCACCATTAACGGCTTACCGACCTACCAATTTGGGCAGGACCACCACCTAGGTCTTGCAAAGTCACTACTCTTCTCGGTAGCCAGCGCCCCACTGCGACGGTTTGCAAAGAAACATCGGGTAAACTACCACTTCTTAATCATGCATCCGAGTGGGTCCCAACTCCAGATTCTGAGTCAGATGATTGAAACCGAAAAGTTGTTGCCAATTATTGACCGAATCTATGACTTTGGCGAAGCACAAGCGGCCTACGATTACTTGGAAGGTGGGCACGCGCAGGGAAAGGTTATTGTAAACGTAAATCACACCATTGAAGCTTAA
- a CDS encoding bacteriocin immunity protein encodes MVNLSFKPAKYLIAFLLFLLGYAGAIFLDFNFNWLSMITTGLVSLVILYGYSNLKIFFRPFDWHKWRMLVWYLFLLFILEIIPILIVVFFFPNVIKSLRGTSIISESYQLHTPLILRIWVTFKILVSIVGEEVGMASISIPLIHLLLKTKMKKFAWPIVNSLGCLLLALLHLPHYHFELFMPLVVGITRYPITASWKKSNTLWSGIYIHWISDIVVIISALI; translated from the coding sequence ATGGTAAACCTCAGTTTTAAGCCTGCCAAATACTTGATTGCATTTTTACTTTTTTTACTTGGATACGCGGGTGCAATTTTCCTTGATTTTAACTTTAATTGGTTATCAATGATTACCACTGGACTAGTTAGTTTAGTAATTTTATACGGTTATTCCAATTTAAAAATATTTTTTCGGCCCTTTGACTGGCATAAGTGGCGGATGTTGGTATGGTATCTCTTTTTATTGTTTATTTTGGAAATAATTCCAATTTTAATTGTAGTTTTCTTTTTCCCAAATGTTATTAAATCCCTTCGTGGTACATCAATTATTAGTGAATCATATCAATTGCATACCCCTTTAATCCTCAGAATCTGGGTAACCTTTAAAATTTTAGTATCTATAGTTGGTGAAGAGGTTGGGATGGCTTCCATTTCGATTCCACTGATTCACTTGCTACTAAAGACGAAAATGAAAAAATTTGCCTGGCCCATCGTAAATAGCTTAGGTTGTCTTTTACTTGCACTTTTACATTTGCCCCACTATCATTTTGAGTTATTTATGCCTTTGGTAGTAGGAATCACTCGCTATCCCATCACGGCTTCCTGGAAAAAATCTAACACCCTATGGAGTGGGATTTATATCCATTGGATTTCAGATATTGTGGTAATTATTAGCGCTTTAATTTAA
- a CDS encoding YdhK family protein codes for MMKRKLFTIAALAGLGLSTATSVIPSTVHAASDKTMSSKKMDNKSNNQMNMNDNMKMEMNHNGELPTNLKKAKNPKYKVGEKVTITANHMMGMKGAKATVAGVYDSPLYVVDFKDTKTNKEVKNHKYLVKSELKAENGKKLCKGAKVTINADHMDGMKGAKGKIVKVCSGPAYAVNFTPTNGGQKYTNHKWLSQSELKKD; via the coding sequence ATGATGAAACGGAAGTTATTTACGATTGCAGCCTTAGCTGGTTTGGGGCTCTCGACTGCCACGAGTGTGATTCCATCTACGGTTCACGCCGCTAGCGACAAGACCATGAGCAGTAAGAAGATGGATAACAAGTCTAACAATCAGATGAACATGAACGACAACATGAAGATGGAAATGAACCATAATGGCGAATTACCAACTAATCTAAAAAAGGCCAAGAATCCGAAGTACAAGGTTGGCGAAAAGGTCACCATTACTGCCAACCACATGATGGGAATGAAAGGTGCCAAAGCCACTGTTGCTGGCGTTTATGACTCACCGTTATACGTAGTGGACTTCAAGGACACGAAGACGAACAAAGAAGTCAAAAACCACAAGTACCTGGTTAAGTCTGAATTAAAGGCCGAAAACGGCAAGAAGTTATGTAAGGGCGCTAAGGTTACCATCAACGCCGATCACATGGACGGTATGAAGGGTGCCAAAGGTAAGATCGTCAAGGTTTGCTCCGGTCCAGCTTACGCCGTTAACTTCACCCCTACCAACGGCGGTCAAAAGTACACGAACCACAAGTGGTTAAGTCAATCCGAATTAAAGAAAGACTAA
- a CDS encoding FAD/NAD(P)-binding protein gives MKIALIGAGPRGILLLDSLLHHFKPNQKIQVEWFDAAPLGGNVWDPAQDHHLIMNSPAQLVTLFNDEQSPTVTGPTFYQWTQSENATDFIKSNGLDPQLITLANQLGPNDYAPRALFGAYAQWVTQTIIQRCPANLTVTSHATNVENVTTKAVQAIITTTNHEQFAVDRVVLSTGNTPSELSADEQSLQKYATANQLTYVAPELPEEADFATIQPGATVVIRGMGLSFFDYLTRLTISRGGHFKRHANHQLEYQPSGREPRIVAGSRRGVPYYPKPLNQEEIGETNHFYFLNDVTVQNNLVNGHLPGSCFIALLQAEIELRYYQLLIQERYLELDQQQFTQAFVAAADRNHFVAETAIQPDDRFDWDHVLNPVAGTKITTTKDYQHTLLNWMDQVMTDAALGSKHAPLTGALAIVIELRPFLQHLVVDGFFTPDDYVHSFLQQFNAASGFLTAGPPLLRYEQLAALMRAGVVTILGPQLRVLGAQGKFQAFSHFYPNEPVAADAVLEARVPSMKLAHTASPVLHNLLEQGAVQPARYPLTDGTNYDSGAVDVDFASYRAWQADGTLSPNLYVWGLPLSGKEWMTTALPHPLAHDHNFAVADRIATHLLAQP, from the coding sequence ATGAAAATTGCATTAATCGGAGCTGGCCCCCGGGGCATCCTCCTCTTAGACAGCCTGTTACACCACTTCAAACCCAATCAAAAAATTCAGGTCGAGTGGTTTGACGCGGCCCCGTTGGGAGGGAACGTGTGGGATCCCGCTCAGGACCACCATTTAATTATGAATTCACCCGCCCAACTAGTGACCCTGTTTAACGATGAGCAATCCCCAACCGTTACCGGTCCCACTTTTTACCAGTGGACCCAGTCAGAGAACGCCACTGATTTCATTAAAAGCAATGGTCTAGATCCCCAATTAATCACGCTCGCAAATCAGCTTGGTCCTAATGACTACGCGCCACGGGCATTATTTGGAGCCTATGCTCAGTGGGTGACTCAGACCATCATACAGCGATGTCCTGCCAATCTGACCGTTACTAGCCACGCCACTAACGTGGAAAACGTCACCACGAAGGCGGTCCAAGCCATCATCACGACCACTAATCACGAGCAGTTTGCGGTCGATCGAGTGGTGCTGAGCACCGGAAATACGCCCAGTGAGCTAAGTGCTGACGAACAATCACTCCAAAAATACGCCACCGCGAACCAATTAACTTACGTTGCCCCGGAACTTCCAGAAGAAGCTGATTTTGCAACCATTCAACCGGGTGCAACCGTCGTCATCCGCGGGATGGGATTATCCTTTTTTGATTACCTGACCCGGTTGACAATCAGTCGCGGAGGTCATTTTAAGCGCCACGCCAATCATCAGCTTGAGTACCAACCATCAGGACGTGAACCCCGCATCGTGGCTGGCTCCCGCCGGGGTGTGCCCTACTACCCCAAACCACTCAATCAGGAAGAAATCGGCGAAACAAACCACTTTTACTTCTTAAACGATGTGACCGTGCAGAACAACCTGGTTAATGGTCATTTGCCGGGATCCTGCTTCATTGCGCTGCTGCAAGCAGAAATTGAACTGCGCTACTACCAACTGTTAATTCAAGAACGCTATCTGGAGCTTGACCAACAGCAATTTACTCAAGCCTTTGTGGCCGCTGCCGATCGCAACCACTTTGTTGCTGAAACAGCCATTCAGCCAGATGATCGTTTTGACTGGGACCACGTCTTAAATCCCGTGGCGGGGACCAAAATTACCACCACCAAGGATTATCAACACACCCTGTTGAATTGGATGGACCAAGTCATGACGGATGCCGCTTTAGGTTCAAAGCACGCTCCGTTAACCGGCGCGTTAGCAATTGTGATCGAGCTGCGGCCCTTCTTACAGCACCTAGTTGTGGATGGCTTCTTTACCCCTGACGATTACGTTCACTCTTTCTTGCAACAATTTAACGCTGCCAGTGGCTTTCTCACGGCCGGTCCGCCCCTGTTACGGTACGAGCAACTAGCCGCATTGATGCGCGCCGGTGTTGTTACCATTTTAGGACCACAGCTCCGGGTTTTAGGCGCACAGGGCAAATTTCAAGCCTTTTCCCACTTCTATCCCAACGAACCGGTGGCTGCTGACGCTGTCCTAGAGGCCCGGGTCCCCTCGATGAAACTAGCCCACACAGCGAGTCCCGTGCTCCACAATCTGTTAGAACAAGGCGCAGTTCAGCCCGCTCGCTATCCTCTCACGGACGGAACTAATTATGATAGCGGCGCCGTGGACGTTGACTTTGCTAGTTACAGGGCTTGGCAAGCGGACGGAACCTTATCCCCTAATCTATATGTCTGGGGGCTCCCACTGAGTGGTAAGGAATGGATGACCACGGCGTTGCCCCATCCACTGGCTCACGACCACAACTTTGCGGTGGCCGATCGAATTGCCACCCACCTATTAGCCCAACCATAA
- a CDS encoding LBP_cg2779 family protein codes for MAYVAEEFSNLATEMIKYEEKHNLDDNQMAVALHMTVERYHDLKSMWAEPNPDEVKLIQSFLIHNK; via the coding sequence ATGGCATACGTCGCAGAAGAATTTAGTAACCTAGCCACCGAAATGATCAAGTACGAAGAAAAGCACAACCTGGATGATAACCAGATGGCCGTCGCCCTGCATATGACGGTCGAACGTTACCACGACTTAAAGAGTATGTGGGCGGAACCCAATCCAGATGAGGTTAAATTAATTCAGTCATTTTTGATTCACAATAAGTAA
- a CDS encoding RNA-binding domain-containing protein, giving the protein MEKLNSGKNYRKNKPIQKENINLEYKKSDFKLPKNFWETYSAMANTSGGFIVLGIDEPHTYNYKITGVSVPEDVKRDFFSGLGNKKIISQRLTSDNSENYIEYEINGKIIIQIYVREANHSEKPVYINGIKTNAYVRHNDGDFLMDDEEYRYFITDSNSSLDSGLLDNYNIDDLNEKDINDYRKLLFNNTKKKKYDDFQNYSNLQFLYDIGVFKIDRKNSNREYKLTKDGLLFFGKLKSILDEFPGFQLDYFKYNHDTDNNWVDRVSSGDMNYPELNIFSFYNVVLNKLPSGIPDKFIQNNEMTRGSYYADLKSATKEALVNSLMHPYYNSSKAIRINDYESCFEFFNPGNMRVSLDSFIKGQDSDSRNSVISSLFRKSGIAERAGSGGPRIFESAINNHLLAPDVVILPESTKITIWKVDLLYAIKNIRDLSDEQIKILGDIINYFTTIPQLSKRNPNIPKNRIRTIVKNLTDMDLIVHLGSYKSSRYIMNLNEQQIEMEKQRLIKKLNDTKL; this is encoded by the coding sequence ATGGAGAAATTAAATAGTGGAAAAAATTATAGAAAAAATAAACCAATACAAAAAGAAAATATTAATTTAGAATATAAAAAATCCGATTTTAAATTACCTAAAAATTTTTGGGAAACGTATAGCGCAATGGCAAATACGTCTGGCGGATTTATAGTTTTAGGAATTGATGAACCCCATACTTACAATTATAAAATAACTGGAGTTTCTGTACCAGAAGATGTAAAAAGAGATTTTTTTAGTGGACTAGGAAATAAGAAAATAATTAGCCAAAGATTAACATCAGATAATTCAGAAAATTACATTGAATATGAAATCAATGGAAAAATAATAATTCAAATTTATGTAAGAGAAGCAAATCATAGTGAAAAACCAGTTTATATTAATGGAATAAAGACAAACGCTTATGTAAGACATAATGATGGTGATTTCCTTATGGATGATGAGGAATACAGATACTTCATAACAGATTCCAATAGCTCTCTTGATTCAGGATTATTAGACAATTACAATATTGACGATTTAAACGAAAAAGATATCAATGATTATAGAAAATTATTATTCAATAATACAAAAAAGAAAAAATATGATGATTTCCAAAACTATAGTAATTTACAATTTCTATATGATATCGGTGTCTTTAAAATTGATAGAAAAAATTCAAATCGTGAATATAAATTAACTAAGGATGGATTGTTATTTTTTGGAAAATTAAAATCTATTCTTGATGAATTTCCTGGATTTCAATTGGACTATTTTAAATATAATCATGATACTGATAATAATTGGGTAGATCGTGTTTCAAGTGGTGACATGAATTATCCAGAGTTAAATATATTTTCATTCTATAATGTAGTTTTAAATAAGCTTCCTTCTGGAATTCCAGATAAATTCATTCAAAATAATGAAATGACAAGAGGATCTTATTATGCTGATTTAAAATCAGCTACAAAAGAAGCACTAGTAAATTCACTTATGCATCCCTACTATAATTCTTCAAAAGCAATACGAATAAATGACTACGAAAGTTGTTTTGAATTTTTTAACCCTGGTAATATGAGAGTTAGTTTGGACTCTTTCATCAAGGGTCAAGATTCAGATTCAAGAAATTCTGTAATTTCTTCATTATTCAGAAAGTCTGGAATTGCTGAAAGAGCAGGAAGTGGAGGACCAAGAATATTTGAGTCTGCAATAAACAATCATTTACTTGCTCCAGATGTAGTTATTCTTCCAGAAAGCACAAAGATAACAATATGGAAGGTTGATTTACTTTATGCAATAAAAAATATTAGAGATTTATCTGACGAGCAAATAAAAATATTAGGAGACATTATAAATTATTTTACAACGATACCACAGTTATCAAAAAGAAACCCAAATATCCCTAAAAATAGGATTAGAACAATTGTAAAAAATCTAACAGATATGGATTTAATAGTTCACTTAGGGTCGTACAAAAGTTCAAGATATATCATGAATCTTAATGAACAACAAATAGAAATGGAAAAGCAAAGATTAATTAAGAAGCTTAACGATACAAAACTATAA
- a CDS encoding oxidoreductase yields the protein MKTILVTGASSGMGYRMAHNLASAGYQVFGAARHVDRMAPLTEVGVIPLQLDVTDETSRTAAVHQLMQRAHRIDAVVNAAGYGSFGAQETVSDEEAKQQFEVNVFGLMALTRLILPYMRKQQSGRIINISSMAGRFSSPMAGWYFASKHALETLSDSLRMEVKRYGIKVILVEPGVVKSRWEAIAMQHLQTSAKGTAYEAQAQEMQHNMDHTYSSKHASDPELIAKTVQKALESKHPRARYLIGYLAKPTVWGMKLLPTAVKDWLIPKFM from the coding sequence ATGAAAACAATTTTAGTGACGGGAGCTAGTTCAGGAATGGGATATCGGATGGCACATAACTTGGCTTCGGCAGGCTATCAGGTCTTTGGAGCTGCGCGCCACGTGGATCGGATGGCACCGTTGACCGAAGTTGGGGTAATTCCCTTACAATTAGATGTGACGGATGAAACTTCCCGGACAGCTGCCGTGCACCAGTTAATGCAACGGGCCCATCGCATTGATGCAGTAGTGAACGCAGCTGGATATGGTTCGTTTGGAGCGCAGGAAACGGTTAGTGATGAAGAAGCAAAGCAGCAGTTTGAAGTAAACGTCTTTGGGTTGATGGCCCTGACCCGGTTGATTTTGCCGTACATGCGCAAGCAACAGTCGGGACGAATTATCAATATTTCTTCCATGGCCGGTCGCTTCAGCAGTCCCATGGCTGGTTGGTACTTTGCCTCCAAGCACGCCTTGGAAACGCTCAGCGATTCGTTACGAATGGAAGTAAAGCGGTATGGAATTAAGGTGATTTTAGTTGAACCAGGCGTAGTTAAGAGTCGCTGGGAAGCCATTGCTATGCAACACTTACAGACGTCCGCTAAGGGAACGGCTTACGAAGCCCAAGCTCAAGAAATGCAGCATAACATGGATCACACCTATTCATCAAAGCACGCTTCTGATCCAGAACTGATTGCGAAGACAGTCCAAAAGGCGTTAGAATCAAAGCATCCCCGCGCCCGTTATTTGATTGGTTACTTGGCCAAACCAACCGTCTGGGGCATGAAATTATTACCAACGGCCGTAAAAGACTGGTTAATTCCAAAGTTTATGTAA
- a CDS encoding DUF4231 domain-containing protein: MTTQLPTEKQIIEQAQNTVKRLRVKLKYYQILSAVSNITRIVLSASIPLLVSMSSHNIKLLAIVSLTGVAMSIIQGIDSFFNLSGKVSDLKQSILSTNKEILLLTSHNDPYSADDDEKNVQRFMGNLADALDGMMDDIEN, from the coding sequence ATGACCACCCAATTACCCACGGAAAAGCAAATTATTGAACAGGCCCAAAATACGGTTAAACGACTACGGGTTAAGTTGAAGTACTATCAAATTTTATCTGCGGTCAGTAACATCACCCGGATCGTGCTGTCGGCTTCAATTCCGCTGTTGGTTTCGATGTCTTCGCACAACATTAAACTGCTGGCCATTGTTTCTTTGACCGGGGTGGCAATGAGCATCATCCAGGGAATTGACTCTTTCTTTAACTTGTCAGGAAAGGTGTCGGACTTAAAACAATCCATTTTATCGACGAACAAAGAAATCTTACTGTTAACTTCACACAATGATCCCTATTCGGCTGATGATGACGAAAAGAACGTCCAACGGTTTATGGGCAACCTTGCCGATGCTTTAGACGGCATGATGGATGACATTGAAAACTAA
- a CDS encoding methylated-DNA--[protein]-cysteine S-methyltransferase, whose product MLAQQTYQSPLGPIVMVSNETALVGLWFQDQRYYGAHYQLDHIPSQLTEPIQQAETWLNQYFAGQNPDPQRVPVQPKVTPFQKRVLTALQRVPYGTTTTYGELATAAGTSSARAVGNAVGHNPISLIIPCHRVLAQNGSLTGYAGGLDRKRFLLQLEQQH is encoded by the coding sequence ATGTTAGCACAGCAAACCTATCAGTCGCCGCTGGGTCCGATCGTAATGGTTAGTAACGAAACGGCGCTTGTTGGCCTTTGGTTTCAGGATCAACGCTACTATGGGGCTCACTACCAACTCGACCACATTCCTAGTCAGCTCACCGAACCCATCCAGCAAGCGGAAACCTGGCTCAACCAGTACTTTGCCGGGCAGAATCCTGATCCACAGCGGGTGCCGGTGCAGCCAAAGGTAACTCCGTTTCAAAAGCGAGTTCTTACTGCATTGCAACGGGTTCCCTACGGAACAACCACGACCTACGGAGAGTTAGCCACGGCAGCTGGAACTAGCTCAGCCCGGGCGGTTGGCAATGCCGTGGGTCACAATCCAATTAGTTTAATCATTCCCTGCCATCGGGTTCTGGCGCAAAATGGTAGCCTAACTGGTTATGCTGGGGGCTTAGACCGGAAACGATTCCTATTACAATTAGAACAACAGCACTAA